Proteins encoded in a region of the Streptomyces sp. NBC_01298 genome:
- a CDS encoding helix-turn-helix domain-containing protein encodes MDEPAEIGRRVQRMRTELGLTQRKLAEPAYTPAYVSTLESGKVRPSEAALRFLAERLGTSYEELTTGRPAALATELRLALTDAQQLLASGAAVEAAVHYRRLLAEAEELGLAEERVGALLGLGDCALETGELPTAIGYFESAERLLADEPLPRRARPIRGRAVAHLLAGELRYACYLLESTIDELGASGLADPEALLLLYAAVIGPYIDMGAHARAAHAAELALALAPRVTDPALVAGMHRQVARTFLTEGRVADADASLAKAQAIYGQLQLRTDLAHCHWMRGYVQAQNGDLASAERELRTARDMLSAGRAALYTAQVEVELADVLRRLGRYEEAAGLLSALLALGDSHGAVHAGGAHRLLGLMAEERGEPDSAEEHYVQALALLERSGATGDLADLCRLLGDLLRRAGRTEAALDAYRTGLGHRAAPGTTTLGPAPATPAFPPHPQRPASR; translated from the coding sequence ATGGACGAACCGGCCGAGATCGGCCGCAGGGTTCAGCGCATGCGCACCGAACTCGGCCTCACACAGCGCAAGTTGGCAGAGCCGGCGTACACCCCGGCCTATGTCTCCACGCTGGAGTCGGGCAAGGTGCGCCCTTCCGAAGCCGCCCTGCGCTTCCTGGCCGAACGGCTCGGCACCTCCTACGAGGAACTGACCACCGGGCGCCCGGCCGCCCTGGCCACCGAGCTGCGTCTGGCCCTCACCGACGCCCAGCAGCTCCTGGCCTCGGGCGCGGCGGTCGAGGCCGCCGTCCACTACCGGCGGCTGCTCGCCGAGGCGGAGGAGCTCGGGCTCGCCGAGGAGCGGGTCGGGGCGCTGCTCGGACTGGGCGACTGCGCCCTGGAGACGGGCGAACTACCCACGGCCATCGGCTACTTCGAGTCGGCCGAACGCCTCCTGGCCGACGAGCCGCTCCCCCGCCGTGCCCGCCCGATCCGGGGCCGCGCCGTGGCGCACCTGCTCGCCGGGGAACTCCGTTACGCCTGCTACCTGCTCGAATCGACCATCGACGAGCTGGGGGCGAGCGGACTGGCCGACCCCGAGGCGCTGCTCCTGCTCTACGCCGCGGTCATCGGGCCGTACATCGACATGGGCGCCCACGCCCGGGCGGCCCACGCCGCCGAACTCGCCCTGGCCCTGGCCCCCCGGGTCACCGACCCGGCCCTGGTGGCGGGCATGCACCGGCAGGTCGCGCGGACCTTCCTGACGGAGGGGCGGGTCGCCGACGCCGACGCCTCCCTGGCCAAGGCCCAGGCGATCTACGGGCAGCTCCAGCTACGGACCGATCTGGCGCACTGCCACTGGATGCGCGGCTACGTACAGGCACAGAACGGCGACCTCGCCTCCGCCGAGCGGGAACTGCGCACGGCCCGGGACATGCTCTCGGCCGGGCGGGCGGCCCTGTACACCGCGCAGGTCGAGGTCGAACTGGCCGACGTACTGCGCCGGCTCGGCCGGTACGAGGAGGCCGCCGGGCTGCTCTCGGCGCTGCTGGCACTCGGAGACAGCCACGGAGCCGTCCACGCGGGCGGCGCCCACCGGCTCCTCGGGCTCATGGCCGAGGAGCGGGGCGAGCCCGACTCGGCCGAGGAGCACTACGTACAGGCCCTGGCGCTGCTGGAACGCAGCGGGGCGACGGGCGACCTCGCGGATCTGTGCCGCCTCCTGGGCGATCTGCTGCGCCGGGCCGGCCGCACCGAGGCGGCACTGGACGCCTACCGCACGGGCCTGGGCCACCGGGCGGCCCCGGGCACCACCACCCTGGGCCCGGCACCCGCGACTCCGGCGTTCCCGCCCCACCCGCAGCGTCCTGCGTCACGGTAG
- a CDS encoding GNAT family N-acetyltransferase produces MPELIAPTPRLHASWLAAQEEWGLDAHMDGAGLSSDDDVDSAEGFAAWTERLRTYGDHSVPPASGRVHATYWWMAEGDEYLGAIDLRHHLNGFLLDAGGHIGYSVRPSARRRGLATWALGEVKYEARLLGIDRVLLTCDPGNQASIRTIEGQGGVLEDVRETLIGPKRRYWIDL; encoded by the coding sequence ATGCCCGAACTGATCGCTCCCACCCCCCGTCTGCACGCCTCCTGGCTCGCCGCGCAGGAGGAATGGGGGCTCGATGCCCACATGGACGGCGCCGGGCTCTCCTCCGACGACGACGTGGACAGCGCGGAGGGTTTCGCCGCGTGGACGGAGCGGCTGCGGACGTACGGGGACCACTCGGTCCCGCCCGCGTCCGGCCGCGTCCACGCCACGTACTGGTGGATGGCCGAGGGCGACGAATACCTGGGCGCCATCGACCTGCGCCACCACCTGAACGGGTTCCTGCTCGACGCCGGAGGCCACATCGGCTACAGCGTCCGCCCCTCGGCCCGCCGCCGCGGCCTGGCCACCTGGGCCCTGGGCGAGGTCAAGTACGAGGCCCGGCTGCTGGGGATCGACCGCGTCCTCCTCACCTGCGACCCAGGGAACCAGGCCTCGATCCGCACGATCGAGGGCCAGGGCGGCGTCCTGGAGGACGTCCGCGAGACCCTCATCGGCCCCAAGCGGCGCTACTGGATCGACCTCTAG
- a CDS encoding glycoside hydrolase family 6 protein, whose amino-acid sequence MSRTAEIGTTPRTTSRTTRRTALFAALSLVTAAGATATVFGTSAGAATAGCKVAYQITNQWNTGFGANVIVTNTGDPVASWTLEWSYTNGQQITQGWNATITQSGTAVTAKSLSYNGNLATGGSTSFGFNGSHTGTNTVPATFKLNGVTCNGATDPTQPPTTPPTTPPTTPPTTPPTTPPPTGGKADNPYAGAKMYVNPEWSAKAAAEPGGSRVANQPTSVWLDRTAAIAGTSGSMGLRAHLDAALAQKGSGELVVQFVIYNLPGRDCAALASNGELGPTEIDKYKTQYIDPIAAILADSKYAGLRIVTTVEIDSLPNLVTNVSGRPTATANCDVMKTNGNYIKGVGYALNKLGSIANVYNYVDAGHHGWLGWDDNLGASAEMFKQAATAEGSTLSNVHGFIVNTANYSALKEDHFKIDDSINGTPVRQSKWVDWNRYTDELSYAQGMRAKLVTLGFDANIGMLIDTSRNGWGGTARPTGPGALTSVDTYVNGGRYDRRIHLGNWCNQSGAGLGERPQAAPAAGIDAYVWVKPPGESDGASKEIPNNEGKGFDRMCDPTYTGNARNGNSMSGSLPDAPLAGQWFSAQFQELMKNAHPAL is encoded by the coding sequence ATGAGCCGCACAGCGGAAATCGGCACGACTCCCCGCACCACGTCCCGTACGACCCGGCGCACCGCCCTGTTCGCGGCCCTCAGCCTCGTCACGGCCGCCGGCGCGACCGCCACCGTGTTCGGCACCTCCGCCGGCGCCGCCACCGCGGGCTGCAAGGTCGCATACCAGATCACCAACCAGTGGAACACCGGCTTCGGCGCCAACGTGATCGTCACCAACACCGGTGACCCGGTCGCCTCCTGGACCCTGGAGTGGTCCTACACGAACGGCCAGCAGATCACCCAGGGCTGGAACGCCACCATCACCCAGTCCGGCACCGCGGTGACGGCCAAGAGCCTCTCCTACAACGGGAACCTGGCCACGGGCGGTTCGACGTCCTTCGGGTTCAACGGTTCGCACACCGGCACGAACACCGTCCCCGCCACCTTCAAGCTCAACGGCGTCACCTGCAACGGCGCCACCGACCCGACCCAACCGCCGACCACTCCCCCGACGACACCGCCCACCACTCCGCCCACGACCCCGCCGACCACTCCGCCGCCGACCGGCGGCAAGGCCGACAACCCGTACGCCGGCGCCAAGATGTACGTGAACCCCGAATGGTCCGCCAAGGCAGCCGCCGAGCCCGGCGGCAGCAGAGTGGCGAACCAGCCCACCTCCGTCTGGCTGGACCGCACCGCCGCCATCGCGGGCACGAGCGGTTCCATGGGACTGCGCGCCCACCTCGACGCGGCGCTCGCCCAGAAGGGCAGCGGCGAGCTCGTCGTCCAGTTCGTGATCTACAACCTGCCCGGACGCGACTGCGCCGCGCTCGCCTCCAACGGCGAGCTGGGCCCGACGGAGATCGACAAGTACAAGACGCAGTACATCGACCCGATCGCCGCCATCCTCGCCGACTCCAAGTACGCGGGGCTGCGGATCGTCACCACCGTCGAGATCGACTCCCTCCCCAACCTGGTCACCAACGTCTCCGGCCGCCCCACCGCCACAGCCAACTGCGACGTGATGAAGACCAACGGCAACTACATCAAGGGAGTCGGCTACGCCCTGAACAAACTCGGCTCCATCGCCAACGTCTACAACTACGTGGACGCCGGCCACCACGGCTGGCTCGGCTGGGACGACAACCTCGGCGCCTCCGCGGAGATGTTCAAGCAGGCGGCCACCGCCGAGGGCTCCACCCTCTCCAACGTGCACGGCTTCATCGTGAACACCGCCAACTACAGCGCCCTGAAGGAGGACCACTTCAAGATCGACGACTCGATCAACGGCACCCCCGTACGCCAATCGAAGTGGGTCGACTGGAACCGCTACACCGACGAATTGTCTTACGCCCAAGGCATGCGGGCCAAACTCGTCACCCTCGGCTTCGACGCCAACATCGGCATGCTGATCGACACCTCCCGCAACGGCTGGGGCGGCACCGCACGGCCAACCGGACCCGGCGCGCTGACCAGCGTGGACACCTACGTCAACGGCGGCCGCTACGACCGCCGCATCCACCTCGGTAACTGGTGCAACCAGTCCGGCGCCGGCCTCGGCGAGCGGCCGCAGGCGGCGCCCGCCGCCGGCATCGACGCGTACGTGTGGGTCAAGCCCCCGGGCGAGTCGGACGGGGCGAGCAAGGAGATCCCGAACAACGAAGGCAAGGGCTTCGACCGCATGTGCGACCCCACATACACGGGCAACGCCCGCAACGGCAACAGCATGTCGGGCTCGCTCCCGGACGCGCCGCTCGCGGGCCAGTGGTTCTCCGCCCAGTTCCAGGAACTCATGAAGAACGCCCACCCGGCACTGTGA
- a CDS encoding M64 family metallopeptidase, with protein MHHVRRPAAARVVLRAAVAAVCATAALLAAGPVRAADAPVAPRLVVEIPGPEQGGDAGSGHTRVPAHAGRPAGTGARLSEAERAADGEVAKIVDNGPTADRLDLVVIGDGYTADELAKFHADARAKWAEVTAVEPYATYRNLFNVWTVDAVSRESGVSGDPDRGAVRDTALGAYFWCEEIERLLCIDQPKVDSYVAKAPEADLVLVLANSAKYGGAGYNEPSATLGYEGISTASADNAKSGQVAIHETGHSLGKLADEYFYPGVPDYEKYTGPEPAESNSSTLSADQMSARRTKWHRWLGEPSPDGGTVGAYEGGGYFVTGLQRPTDKSLMRVLGKPFNLPGVEAMIAGFHQHANTVTALTPTDRTLRTRHTAKAAVPRLTGADGRQLLVRWYLDGREVRRLAGRTDVPVAELRLTDARTHTLSVTAEDRTPSVRDPEIARTLRSTVDWTVRR; from the coding sequence ATGCACCACGTCAGACGCCCGGCCGCCGCCCGGGTGGTCCTGCGGGCAGCCGTCGCGGCGGTCTGCGCGACCGCCGCGCTGCTGGCCGCCGGACCCGTCCGCGCGGCAGACGCCCCGGTCGCGCCCCGGCTGGTGGTGGAGATTCCCGGCCCGGAGCAGGGGGGTGACGCCGGATCGGGTCACACCCGCGTTCCCGCACACGCCGGCCGGCCGGCCGGAACCGGCGCCCGGCTCTCCGAAGCCGAGCGCGCGGCGGACGGCGAAGTGGCCAAGATCGTCGACAACGGCCCCACCGCCGACAGGCTGGACCTCGTCGTCATCGGCGACGGCTACACGGCGGACGAGCTGGCGAAGTTCCACGCCGATGCCCGGGCCAAGTGGGCGGAGGTGACGGCGGTGGAGCCGTACGCCACGTACCGGAACCTCTTCAACGTCTGGACGGTCGACGCGGTGTCCCGGGAGTCGGGCGTCTCCGGCGACCCCGACCGGGGAGCCGTCCGCGACACGGCCCTCGGCGCGTACTTCTGGTGCGAGGAGATCGAGCGGCTCCTGTGCATAGACCAGCCCAAGGTGGACTCCTACGTGGCCAAGGCGCCCGAGGCCGACCTGGTCCTCGTCCTGGCCAACAGCGCCAAGTACGGCGGCGCCGGCTACAACGAGCCCAGCGCCACCCTCGGCTACGAGGGCATCTCCACCGCCTCGGCGGACAACGCCAAGTCCGGCCAGGTCGCCATCCACGAGACGGGTCACTCCCTCGGCAAGCTCGCCGACGAGTACTTCTACCCCGGCGTCCCGGACTACGAGAAGTACACCGGTCCCGAGCCCGCCGAGTCCAACAGCTCCACGCTGTCCGCCGATCAGATGTCCGCCCGGCGCACCAAGTGGCACCGCTGGCTCGGCGAACCCTCCCCGGACGGCGGCACCGTCGGCGCCTACGAGGGCGGCGGCTACTTCGTCACCGGGCTCCAACGGCCCACCGACAAGTCGCTGATGCGGGTCCTGGGCAAACCCTTCAACCTGCCCGGCGTCGAGGCGATGATCGCCGGCTTCCACCAGCACGCGAACACCGTCACCGCGCTGACCCCGACGGACCGCACCCTGCGGACGCGGCACACCGCGAAGGCGGCCGTACCCCGGCTCACCGGCGCTGACGGCAGGCAACTCCTGGTCCGCTGGTACCTCGACGGCCGGGAGGTCAGGCGACTGGCCGGCCGGACCGACGTGCCGGTCGCGGAGCTGAGGCTCACCGACGCGCGCACCCACACCCTGTCGGTCACCGCCGAGGACCGGACCCCCTCGGTGCGCGACCCGGAGATCGCCCGCACGCTGCGCTCCACCGTCGACTGGACCGTCCGCCGGTAG
- a CDS encoding cellulase family glycosylhydrolase has translation MRHPPRTSALLTAAALAMVSCALAVTGTAAGAAASPSCTVAYSVVGQWAGGFQGSVTVTNNASPLNGWSLGFGFPAGQALSQGWGAKWSQTGSAVTAANESWNGTLGTGASVTTGFIGSWSGVNTAPGAFTLNGASCASDSGPGPNPTPTPTPTPTPTPTPTPTPTPTGPTPTPTPTDPISGAPELSVTGNRLTDRSGATRRLLGVNRSGGEFMCVQGHGIFDGPVDDASVRAIADWKANTVRIPLNEECWLGADTIKPEYRGAYYTDAVKGLVDRVLAHGMTPVVELHWTYGQYTGNSSGCADVHASCQKPMPDAQYGPAFWTSVANTFKNDRRVVFDLFNEPYPDRATPTTAQAWTCWRDGGTCPGIGYEVAGMQDLVDAVRATGARNLVLVPGIAYSNDLSQWLTHSPTDPTGNLAAAWHVYNFNTCSSEACWDSTLAPVAARVPLVAGEIGENTCAHAFVDRVMKWFDDRSLSYLGWTWNTWNCNSGPALITAYDGTPTAFGTGLRDHLRALN, from the coding sequence ATGCGACACCCCCCACGCACGTCCGCGCTGCTCACAGCGGCAGCATTGGCGATGGTGAGCTGCGCGCTCGCCGTCACGGGTACGGCCGCAGGAGCCGCGGCCTCACCCTCGTGCACGGTGGCGTACTCGGTCGTCGGCCAATGGGCCGGCGGCTTCCAGGGTTCGGTCACTGTCACCAACAACGCCTCCCCGCTGAACGGCTGGAGCCTCGGCTTCGGCTTCCCGGCGGGCCAGGCCCTCAGCCAGGGCTGGGGCGCCAAGTGGTCCCAGACCGGGTCGGCCGTCACGGCGGCGAACGAGAGCTGGAACGGCACGCTCGGCACCGGTGCGAGCGTGACCACGGGCTTCATCGGCTCGTGGTCGGGCGTGAACACGGCGCCCGGCGCGTTCACGCTCAACGGAGCTTCCTGCGCCTCCGACTCCGGGCCCGGACCGAATCCGACGCCCACACCCACACCGACGCCCACGCCCACGCCCACACCGACGCCTACGCCCACGCCCACGGGCCCGACACCCACACCCACCCCCACCGACCCGATCTCCGGGGCGCCGGAACTGAGCGTCACCGGGAACCGTCTCACCGACCGGTCCGGTGCCACCCGCCGCCTCCTCGGAGTCAACCGCTCCGGCGGCGAGTTCATGTGCGTCCAGGGCCACGGCATCTTCGACGGTCCCGTCGACGACGCCTCGGTGCGCGCCATCGCCGACTGGAAGGCCAACACCGTCCGCATTCCCCTCAACGAGGAGTGCTGGCTCGGCGCGGACACCATCAAACCCGAGTACCGGGGCGCGTATTACACCGACGCCGTCAAGGGACTGGTCGACCGGGTCCTGGCGCACGGCATGACCCCGGTCGTCGAACTGCACTGGACGTACGGCCAGTACACCGGCAACTCCTCGGGGTGCGCCGACGTGCACGCCTCGTGCCAGAAACCGATGCCGGACGCCCAGTACGGCCCGGCGTTCTGGACCTCGGTGGCGAACACCTTCAAGAACGACCGGCGGGTCGTCTTCGACCTGTTCAACGAGCCCTATCCGGACCGGGCCACCCCCACCACCGCCCAGGCATGGACCTGCTGGCGCGACGGCGGCACGTGTCCGGGCATCGGCTACGAGGTCGCCGGCATGCAGGACCTCGTGGACGCCGTCCGCGCGACCGGCGCCCGCAATCTCGTCCTCGTCCCCGGCATCGCCTACTCCAACGACCTGAGCCAGTGGCTCACCCACTCGCCCACCGACCCGACGGGCAATCTCGCCGCGGCCTGGCACGTCTACAACTTCAACACCTGTTCCAGTGAGGCGTGCTGGGACTCCACTCTCGCGCCGGTCGCCGCCCGGGTCCCGCTCGTGGCGGGAGAGATCGGCGAGAACACCTGCGCGCACGCGTTCGTCGACCGCGTCATGAAGTGGTTCGACGACCGCTCCCTCTCGTACCTCGGCTGGACCTGGAACACCTGGAACTGCAACTCCGGGCCGGCCCTGATCACCGCGTACGACGGCACCCCCACCGCATTCGGCACCGGGCTGCGCGACCACCTGCGCGCCCTGAACTGA
- a CDS encoding helix-turn-helix transcriptional regulator translates to MPDQPRDVDAQRVHHALAVPSRRRLMTLLREADGLLGVADMAAATGLSVATVRHHLAALAEAGLVTATASAGPGRGRPRLRYAATWPDPQGEPADSAFRELARALAEAVGGGPGASREAGLDWGRRLAGSGPAAERVFAAAARMGFAPRAAPGPDPGTRRLLLEACPYRELARARPEVVCAVHQGVLDGLLEADATTVRLLPFIGPDLCALDLRST, encoded by the coding sequence ATGCCCGACCAGCCCCGCGATGTGGATGCCCAGCGCGTCCACCACGCCTTGGCCGTACCGTCCCGCCGGCGTCTGATGACCCTGCTGCGGGAGGCGGACGGGCTGCTGGGGGTGGCCGACATGGCCGCCGCCACGGGGCTCTCGGTCGCCACCGTCCGCCATCATCTGGCCGCCCTGGCCGAGGCGGGGCTGGTCACGGCCACCGCCTCCGCCGGGCCGGGCCGGGGCCGCCCGAGACTCCGGTACGCGGCCACCTGGCCCGATCCCCAGGGGGAACCGGCCGACAGTGCGTTCCGGGAGCTGGCCCGGGCCCTGGCCGAGGCGGTCGGGGGCGGTCCCGGCGCGTCCCGGGAGGCGGGTCTCGACTGGGGCCGCCGACTGGCCGGGAGCGGGCCCGCGGCGGAGCGGGTGTTCGCCGCGGCCGCCCGGATGGGCTTCGCGCCCCGGGCCGCACCGGGGCCCGACCCCGGCACCCGGCGGCTCCTGCTGGAGGCGTGCCCGTACCGGGAGCTGGCCCGGGCCCGGCCCGAGGTCGTGTGCGCCGTCCATCAAGGCGTCCTGGACGGCCTGCTGGAGGCCGACGCGACCACGGTGCGGCTGCTGCCCTTCATCGGCCCGGACCTCTGCGCGCTGGACCTGCGCAGCACCTGA
- a CDS encoding SDR family NAD(P)-dependent oxidoreductase yields MTTNQTTAPTTATATTATAAATTTTAIVTGSSSGMGLDIARAFLAAGANVVLNGRDADRLAKAAAGLGHPERTACVAGSIAARETGEALVRTALDRFGRIDVLVNNAGTFEPKPFTEVTEDELDGYLTGNLKGTYLTTQAVVRALRAQGRGGSIVNIGTVLVDHALAGFPATAPVVSKGGVHALTTSLAAELAADGISVNLVAPGIIRTPLHEGSDVDSYGALALQDRVGEVAEISDAVLYLAGAGFVTGHALRVDGGHVTGRRI; encoded by the coding sequence ATGACGACCAACCAGACCACCGCGCCCACGACCGCCACGGCCACGACCGCCACTGCCGCGGCGACCACCACCACGGCCATCGTCACCGGATCCTCCAGCGGCATGGGCCTCGACATCGCCCGCGCCTTCCTGGCGGCCGGCGCGAACGTGGTGCTCAACGGCAGGGACGCCGACCGCCTGGCCAAGGCCGCCGCGGGCCTCGGCCACCCCGAGCGCACCGCGTGCGTCGCGGGCAGCATCGCGGCCCGGGAGACCGGCGAAGCCCTCGTCCGCACGGCACTCGATCGCTTCGGGCGGATCGACGTCCTCGTCAACAACGCGGGCACCTTCGAGCCGAAGCCCTTCACCGAGGTGACGGAGGACGAGCTGGACGGCTACCTGACGGGCAACCTCAAGGGCACCTACCTCACCACGCAGGCGGTCGTACGGGCCCTGCGCGCCCAGGGGCGGGGCGGCAGCATCGTCAACATCGGCACCGTGCTGGTGGACCACGCGCTGGCGGGCTTCCCGGCCACCGCGCCCGTGGTCAGCAAGGGCGGCGTGCACGCGCTGACGACGAGCCTCGCCGCCGAGCTCGCCGCCGACGGGATCAGCGTCAACCTGGTCGCGCCGGGCATCATCCGCACCCCCCTGCACGAAGGCTCCGACGTGGACTCCTACGGCGCTCTCGCCCTCCAGGACCGGGTCGGCGAGGTCGCCGAGATCTCCGACGCCGTGCTCTACCTCGCGGGCGCCGGGTTCGTGACCGGGCACGCCCTGCGGGTAGACGGCGGCCACGTCACCGGCCGCCGCATCTGA
- a CDS encoding alpha/beta fold hydrolase — MANFVLVAGARLGAWAWDDVVPYLRAAGHGVHPLTLSGLAEKRGVPAGQQRHVQDIVDEVERQDLRQVVLVGHSYAGIPSGQAAGRIGDRLAHTVFLDSSIPADGESFVAEWPDGGAMMRAAIAENGGFWPVAPAAHFEGHGLTEDQIARIVSGSTPHPGATLTEPAVVDRSLGDLPTTYIKCTLGDPEPADDVAELLTGESWRLIEMDTGHWPMFSRPRELAQVLLGVAGL, encoded by the coding sequence ATGGCGAACTTTGTGCTCGTCGCGGGTGCGCGACTCGGAGCGTGGGCGTGGGACGACGTCGTGCCGTACCTGCGTGCGGCCGGCCATGGCGTTCACCCGTTGACGCTGTCCGGTCTCGCCGAGAAGCGCGGCGTTCCCGCCGGTCAGCAACGACACGTCCAGGACATAGTCGACGAGGTCGAGCGCCAGGACCTGCGTCAGGTGGTGTTGGTGGGCCACAGCTACGCGGGCATCCCAAGTGGGCAGGCCGCCGGGCGGATCGGTGACCGGCTGGCACACACGGTCTTCCTCGACTCCAGCATTCCGGCCGATGGCGAATCCTTCGTCGCCGAGTGGCCGGACGGCGGGGCGATGATGAGGGCGGCGATCGCCGAGAACGGCGGGTTCTGGCCGGTCGCGCCCGCGGCCCACTTCGAGGGCCACGGCCTCACCGAGGACCAGATCGCACGCATCGTCAGCGGTTCGACGCCGCACCCGGGTGCCACGCTGACCGAACCCGCCGTGGTGGACCGCTCGCTCGGCGACCTCCCGACGACCTACATCAAGTGCACGCTCGGCGACCCCGAGCCGGCCGACGACGTGGCCGAGCTGTTGACCGGCGAGAGCTGGCGCCTGATCGAGATGGACACCGGCCACTGGCCGATGTTCTCCCGGCCGCGCGAATTGGCGCAGGTGCTCCTCGGCGTAGCGGGGCTGTGA
- a CDS encoding RidA family protein, whose amino-acid sequence MTEKITRINPEQLHETPGYHHITVVEAGRTAYLAGQCPLDRNGDLVGAGSLEAQADQVIANALTALAAAGARPQDVVRSVIYVRSEERDILGAAWRRLTDSALGPAFTTASTLLGVAQLGFSGQLVEVDLTVALPD is encoded by the coding sequence ATGACCGAGAAGATCACCCGCATCAACCCCGAGCAGTTGCACGAGACGCCCGGCTACCACCACATCACGGTGGTGGAGGCAGGGCGTACGGCCTATCTGGCGGGACAGTGCCCGCTGGACCGGAACGGTGACCTCGTCGGCGCCGGTTCCCTCGAGGCGCAGGCCGACCAGGTGATCGCGAACGCGCTCACCGCCCTGGCCGCGGCGGGTGCCCGGCCGCAAGACGTGGTGAGGTCGGTGATCTACGTGCGGAGCGAGGAGAGGGACATCCTCGGAGCCGCATGGCGTCGGCTCACCGATTCTGCCCTGGGCCCGGCGTTCACCACCGCCAGCACGCTCCTGGGCGTGGCACAGCTGGGCTTTTCCGGACAGCTCGTCGAGGTGGATCTCACCGTGGCGCTGCCCGACTGA
- a CDS encoding LysR family transcriptional regulator, translating into MDVDLRDLELLDATAEAGSLTAAAERLYVSQPALSQRLTRLEARLGMQLFDRKGRRLIPNAAGRRLLVAARHVLGELESASRDLRELRDGRDRRVRFAAQCSTTFPWLPPVLRAFRVREPDIEVRIETVVDDAPIPALLADLVDVALVTKPDLQMDRVSLTRLFDDEMMAVVPAGHRWASRAHLTARDFDGADLVLYDFYDQKHIPSMPLPIPAGARPARITTMPVVTDLVVEMVAGGQGVTVLPNWVAAPYVASHGLALVRIGAKPLTRTWFVATRTGPRPPHLEAFVEELVARLETPRVD; encoded by the coding sequence ATGGATGTGGATCTGCGTGACCTGGAACTCCTGGACGCCACCGCGGAAGCGGGCTCCCTGACCGCCGCCGCCGAGCGGCTCTACGTCAGCCAGCCGGCGCTGAGCCAGCGGCTCACCCGGCTGGAGGCCCGTCTCGGCATGCAGCTGTTCGACCGCAAGGGCCGCCGCCTGATCCCCAACGCCGCCGGCCGGCGGCTCCTGGTCGCCGCCCGCCACGTCCTCGGCGAACTCGAATCGGCCTCGCGGGACCTGCGGGAGCTCCGCGACGGGCGCGACCGGCGCGTGCGGTTCGCCGCGCAGTGCAGCACCACCTTCCCGTGGCTGCCACCGGTCCTGCGCGCCTTCCGCGTGCGCGAGCCGGACATCGAGGTACGGATCGAGACCGTCGTCGACGATGCGCCGATTCCGGCACTGCTGGCCGATCTGGTCGACGTAGCCCTGGTCACGAAGCCGGATCTGCAGATGGACCGGGTGTCGCTGACCAGGCTGTTCGACGACGAGATGATGGCCGTGGTGCCCGCTGGGCACCGCTGGGCATCTCGTGCGCATCTGACCGCCCGCGATTTCGACGGCGCGGACCTGGTCCTCTACGACTTCTACGACCAGAAGCACATCCCGTCGATGCCCCTGCCGATCCCGGCCGGCGCCCGTCCCGCCCGCATCACCACCATGCCGGTGGTGACCGACCTGGTGGTGGAGATGGTGGCGGGCGGCCAGGGCGTGACGGTGCTGCCGAACTGGGTCGCCGCCCCGTACGTCGCCTCGCACGGTCTCGCCCTGGTCCGGATCGGCGCGAAGCCGCTGACCCGGACCTGGTTCGTCGCGACACGGACCGGCCCGCGCCCGCCTCACCTGGAGGCGTTCGTCGAGGAACTCGTCGCCCGCCTCGAAACTCCCCGCGTGGACTGA
- a CDS encoding tautomerase family protein yields MPYVNVKITREGATASQKAEIIAGVTDLLVKVLDKDPATTFVLIEEVALEDWGVGGVPTDEYRRRNRARD; encoded by the coding sequence GTGCCCTACGTCAACGTCAAGATCACCCGTGAAGGCGCCACCGCGTCGCAGAAGGCCGAGATCATCGCGGGAGTCACCGACCTGCTGGTCAAGGTCCTTGACAAGGACCCGGCCACCACGTTCGTCCTCATCGAGGAGGTAGCGCTGGAGGACTGGGGCGTGGGCGGCGTCCCGACGGACGAGTACCGCCGCCGCAACCGCGCCCGCGACTGA